The Juglans regia cultivar Chandler chromosome 11, Walnut 2.0, whole genome shotgun sequence genome contains the following window.
TGTGTTTAAACCCGAACTCTGGCTTAAATCCTTACCCAGCGCAGACTGCATCCATCCTTCCCGTCGAATACCAAgacttttgatttttgaaaaaaataaaataaacaaatggcGTATCTCGATACTTTTGGTCCTTTGGCGTATCACGGTAGCTGATGAAGATTTTGAAATATTCAATGCTTATAAGAATACACCTTCCCCAGTTGTGTTTGATCGTTTCTGTATTGTCATATAATAATTGAGTCCTTTTATTTAAGCTTCacattttatagatttatttaaaaacatgttattttatctttttatcttgttttacatacaaatatatttgaaattatttttattacgtagataaaaaaataaaataatatatttttaagtgaataTGTAAAGCGTGAATcttatgtctaaaattttttataataattttatataactctGTTGGAAACTCAAAATTGTCCCAAGTCCACCACAAAGTCAATACTTTCAAGTTTACGTTTCCGTAGAATCCCAAAAGCTCGCTGATACACCTGGATATATTACCCTCTTGCGTCGCCTTCTCAGATCTGTTTTCCCTCCTATGCCTCAGGCATGGATGCTAATTTAGAAACCGAAAAGCTCGTCAAAAAACCTGTCCATCCCTCTCAGCTGTCCCCCAATCAAACTTTAAATCATAATGTTCGTCATTCTCTATTAAATTGCTCAACAAGTACTACTACTCCTGTTCTTTCTATCCTTCTTCAACCGTTTCAATGGCTACAAATGCTCTCTTCCCTGCTAAACCCGAGCTTTGTCCTCGGCATATTTCTCGTTCACGGCCTCAGCCAAGGGTTTTCCGGATCTTACTTCAAAGTAGTCTCTGACTACTACTGGAAAGACGTCCAGAAAGTCCAACCCTCAGTGGTACAGCTGTTCTTAGGCCTCTACTACATTCCATGGATCATAAAGCCAGTCTGGGGCCTCCTCACCGATCTCTTTCCGGTCGGAGGCTATCAGCGTCgcccatattttattttagcagGCGCTCTCGGGACGGTTTCTGCAACAGTGGTTGCACTTGGCGGAAGTATGGCTGTGGTGGTGGCGTTGGGTAGTTTGATAGGCGTAACTGCAGCCGTAGCGATCGCAAGCGTGACCATTGACGCTTGTATTGCAAGAAACAGTATCGAGATCCGGTCATTGGCGCCGGACCTCCagaccctttgtgggttctgcTCGTCGGTCGGTTCTCTTGTTGGGTACTCCACCAGTGGGTTTTTTGTTCACCATCTCGGAGCTCAGGTTAActtttattttcgtttttttaaaaaaaaagtctacgTTGTTCTTTTCTCCCATGCGAGATAAAATATTAGTTGATGGTAAATATAATGTTAATCAATCGAGTTCATAATTTCATATCCCAACATCATATTTTAACTCATTACGTAGACTAGccgttatatattttttattttctagctTTGTCttctatttaaaaagaataattttgaaataatagaatcttttattaaaaaattaatttttttttcaaagcgattatgcaACGATTGTATaatttacgattgtaaatatcttttatcatgaaatgaaaaaaattaattttttaataatgaatctcactttttttcaaaataattacgcgatGTTTACGTATTTCACGATTGTACGTCAAATTAATCCAAGAAATTAGATCCGTGACTgccatcttataaatattttcaactattgatatCAAGACAACTAAAGTCGTGTAATTCAAGTGATCTGATTTCTATATATGAACTTGAACTATTGTACGTTAGAGATCAGTTGCTTCAGTTCATTAAATGACATATTGTATGTGTTGCCTATGAAAAACTGTTTTTGAATTAATCtgatataacattattttaattctttacaTTGCTCGTTCAATCTGTCTATCGTTCTTTGACGTAGGAAGCATTGGGTCTTTTGGCAGTCCCACAAGCCTTATTGATAGTGCTGGGTTTCCTGTTTTACGAAACGAAATCTACCATCCATTCTGAGAAGAAGGTTTCCTTCATTCTTTCCCTTTCTTGTACCTTGTAATTGTTCTACTGctgtttatgtatatatatatatatatatatatatgttttctatCATGAAAACTATATATTCTCTTTTATATGCTTAGGTTaattactgataaaaaatatatagaaattccCATtgtcacgtacgtacgtacgtacgccaTTTTGGTCTGCAAACTGAATCTAGCTACTTTCTGTGTATATATGTACTCTGAGTTAGGCAGTACATAAGAAAGTAGGAGTGGCAATGAGGGCAATGCAGGAAACAATCAGACGCCCCCAGGTGTGGAAGCCAACACTTTACATTTACCTATCTTTGGCTCTCAGTATAAGTACTCAAGAAGGGCAGTTTTATTGGTACACTGACCCTAAAGCTGGTCCTGCATTTTCTCAGGTTAATTTCCCACTACGTACCCTCTCTCCTAGCTTTCTCCCTAAAGACACATTACCAAAGTTATTTTGCTCTGTATATGCATGCAGGAGTTTGTTGGGATTGTTCATGCATTCGGTGCGTTGGCGTCCGTGGCAGGGGTTCTAATCTATCACAAAGTTCTGAAAGACTACCCATTTAGAAAGCTACTGTTTTTGGCTCAGCTGCTGTATGCCGCATCCGGTATGCTCGACCTAATTTTCATGCTTAGGTGGAACTTGATTCTTGGAATTCCCGACTATTTGTTTGTTGTTATGGAGGAATGTGTGTCCAGTACAGTGGGTAAAAT
Protein-coding sequences here:
- the LOC109005215 gene encoding probable folate-biopterin transporter 6, with the translated sequence MDANLETEKLVKKPVHPSQLSPNQTLNHNVRHSLLNCSTSTTTPVLSILLQPFQWLQMLSSLLNPSFVLGIFLVHGLSQGFSGSYFKVVSDYYWKDVQKVQPSVVQLFLGLYYIPWIIKPVWGLLTDLFPVGGYQRRPYFILAGALGTVSATVVALGGSMAVVVALGSLIGVTAAVAIASVTIDACIARNSIEIRSLAPDLQTLCGFCSSVGSLVGYSTSGFFVHHLGAQEALGLLAVPQALLIVLGFLFYETKSTIHSEKKAVHKKVGVAMRAMQETIRRPQVWKPTLYIYLSLALSISTQEGQFYWYTDPKAGPAFSQEFVGIVHAFGALASVAGVLIYHKVLKDYPFRKLLFLAQLLYAASGMLDLIFMLRWNLILGIPDYLFVVMEECVSSTVGKIRWMPMVVLSTQLCPIGIEGTFFALLMCIDSLGSLSSKWGGGIVLHIFHVTRTDFTNLWLVVLIRNLLRIGTLALVFLVPNAVQSDNLLPSDLLTKNSTQSIDDESLQLVSMEKETE